Within the Oncorhynchus mykiss isolate Arlee chromosome 4, USDA_OmykA_1.1, whole genome shotgun sequence genome, the region GTTCCAGGGTTTAATCTCCATTTTACCCATCGGTGTTCCCCTATCTACCATTGTATCGACAAGGCGGGCCACCCCACCTAGCCCTATTGCCTCCAGTCTACAAGATTTTGGCATCTATTGGATTTAAATTACAGACAGTTAAGATGCCAGAGTTTCTGGATGTTGCATTTAGAACACAAATACCCACAATGCAGTGAGGCTTGGTATTACTCACATCCAGGATGTACTCCTGCACCACAGCGTGGAGGATGATGGTGATGAAGAAATAGAAGAGGATGGTGGCCCAGTCCCGCCAGCCATACTGGTACAACGTCACCTCTCcctctggacagacagacagtggagggTAGGTAGGCATAATGAGTGACAAAGTACACACAAAGCAGGCTACAGCGAGGAATGCACCGATGACTACAGGTATGACAGAAATGGCAGATAAGCCTACTCTGCTAAACAGGCTATggatgtatcccaaatggcaacctattccctacatagcacactacttttgaccagagcccattgggccctggtcaaagtagtgtactatatagggtatagACTCATAGCTGATGTGGTAGTGTTGAATGGGGGTTGTGGCACAAACCTGGTGACTGGGTGCTGATGTTGTACTGGGGTTGAATGAACAGTATTGCAGTTTTTGCTGTTGCCTAGAAAAGAGAAGCATAACCACATTTAGGTTAGATATATGCTGAGATTAGATATCTAATGTTTTATGAAACTGCCGAGCGGCTTGCCTATGAATGACTTTCTTTTTTACGAAAGCAAGTAGACAGACAAATACGGAGTGGAAAAAGTTCTGTTAATGGACATTTGTGTGCTTATGGCTGTCTTTTTACAGACTGTTTCCGTATAGCGTCATGTAGTGACGATTGacacaattggcatgctgaagcTGTTGCATGAGTATTTTGTTAACTGCTCTACCATAGGCCACCTCCAAtgctgttttagagaatttggcagtatgtccaaccggcctcacaactgttacacgtgtaaccatgccagtggggaaaaactcattctgattggctgggcctaactcccaagtgggtgggccaatGCCCTCCCCCGCCCACccatgtgaaatccacagattaaGGCCTAATTAATTCATTTCAACTGAATGATTTCCTTAAATGTACTGTAAAATCGTTAATTGTTacggttatatttttgttcggtatagtTCGCGTGTACTAGCTACCTAGCATGTCCTAGCTGGCTAGCGTGCATGTAGTGACGCAGAGCGTCGTGGGCAAGGCACGTAGAGATCTAACGCTAATGGGCGTGGTACTGTTACAATAACCCTCAATGGCAGAGGGCGAGTAGTTACTGCAGTCCACAGATACTTTGGGAAAGGAAAACTCTCTCAAACACATCACACGTTTGGGGCGGTAATTTGACGATGTTCTTCTAAAGTGAATTCCGAGGGGggcggtgctgtgtgtgtgtatatataaaaaaaaacgagTCGTCTCGCCAGGACGAAGGGATACGCCGTTTATTTTACGGTAAACTCGAGCGCACTAACAGGTTGCCAACATTCCACGCGCGCCAGGGCCACCTGGTGTCAAAACTAAACCCCACCGAGTTCTAGTTTGCATGGGTCAGAGTCAACTGTTACCACAGTGACTTTCCGAGACGTGAAAGATCAAGGAAACCCCCTCCATAGTCTATGTAGCCTACACACCAAGGCCAACAGCGCGAAGGAACTGAGAATACCGGATTGATACCTGAAACAGTCACAGCAATGCAAACGACTTCGCCAAACCAACCGTAGACTAGGTTGTTTATGACAGATTAGACTACAGCAAGGGTTTCGCTACGTGCAAATTCATCAGCCGGCCTATGACGACCATTTTTTTGTCGAGGCATTCAATGATCTTCCCAAATCGAAAGGGTACAACGCTAATCTAACATTTGTAATTGAATTAAGATGACAGGTCGGGCGCAAGTAGAACGCAATTCGTGTCACGGCCAGTGCACGGAAAAACAAACACGTCCACTCTTTCACTGCAACACAACCCGCTGCAGCAGCGCTCAAACATTGAGACGTGGCAGTTAACGCGATCAAATTGGTGCAACGGGCTTCCTTCGTCGAACAGCTTTGTCAACGGGAACCAAGGGGCACTGAACATGTAACGTTATTCGTTTATGGCAATTAGTTGTGCCTTAAAATGAGCCTTTCCTTGATTTCAAATACACCGAACTAGTTTTTTCAAGTTTAACGTCAATGAAAAAAGTGCCATACTCTAAAATGTTCAATTCTTACCAAACACACTTTAAATTGGTTACTCGTAGGCTATGCACAAACTTCTACATTTCAGACTGAACGAGTCCCGTTGCAGCTGACAAAATGAGCTACTTTAGATGAACTACTGTAGCCTAGAAACAGAGCGATGTCGAGATGAAGGAAATGATAGGAAGTTATGCTGTAAAAAAATGTCCCGTCTTTCACTTCCACTTCACCGCTGTCAACTTGCACATAAACCGTGATCAAACCACGATAAATTGTGACTTTGCAACCCTAGGTAGCCAACGCTATTGTGTTAACAAAAACTGCAACATTGTATCTACCAACCACCGAAATATCGGCATAACACAATGATTAACAGTGTAGCCAACAGCGGTAGTTAAAGTTAGTTGCAACTGCTTTCACATGAAACAGATGAACGATATTACATGACGTTCAACTAACTACATGCCATGGGAATATCTCGTGGTTGAATCTGTAGCGGACCTGCCAACAAAAAACAGCTGAGGTAGACGAGGGAAAATTGGAATCAGAATTCATCTCACCTCAAACATCAATCCAATCAGAATGAAAATGACCAAACTAAAGACGATATCGGCATGATTCTGTATTAAGAATTCCTGGCTGAAGAAGGGATAACTCTTGTTTCTCCTCCGGAATGCCATTTCAGCAGAATGACTTTTTCCCGACTTTTTACTTTATCCAACAAAAAAAACTGACTGCGAAGTTCAGGAGTTAACTTTCTCCTTGCTCTGCGCATGTGCAAACTCTAAAAGGGGACGTTTTGAGAATTCCTCATTAAAGGTAAGGCTAAGTGAAATTCCTTCCTTTCTAGCAACTTCAGAATTACAGAATGCTGCAGAACATTCAAAGCATTTTCTTAtttacaacaaaaacaacatgtCTAAAGTGATTTGAATGTAAAAATAGTTCGGTGATCGAGCTTGTTTAAGTCACCCGCCTCTTTTCATAGGACAAATAAGGACACAAAAGTTACCCCATATTACCTATGCATTTCTATGTAATGCATACATGCATACCATAACTAATTTGCTCTTACTGTAGATAAAATTATAATATAATTCCTACATTAATTTGTGTACATTGAATTAAATGAAAGTTGAAATAATTACAACACATTTTTGCATCAAGTCCACCCAATATAACCTTTATTGCTTGTTCGTTATTACATCAACTGTGGCCTTGAcctatgtaacaaaatgttgaataggCAAGCACCTGAGAGGGGGAAAAGTATGAAAACCAGCATAATTTCAGTGTTCTGTACGTGTtgcctatgtacagtgccttccgaaagtattcacaccccttggcttCATCCACATTTTCTTACAAAATGGGATTAAAATTGATGTAATTtactttttttgtcaacaatctacacaacaCAGTCTGTAATGTGGAAGAAAAATtttaaatatgtaaaaaaaaaatatgaaaaataaaaacaataatatatcttgataagtattcaaccccctgagtaaatactgtacatgttagaatcacctttggcagcgataacagcggtgagtctttctgggtaagtctcttcaGTTTTCCactcctggattgtgcaacatttgcccatttattcttTTCAACTTTTTCAAATTctatcaaattggttgttgaccaTTGCCCGACAACCATTTTTAGGTCTTGCCATAAGTTTGCAAgcagatttaaatcaaaactgtaactcggccactcagggatattcactgtcttcttggtaagcaactccagtgcatatttggccttgtgttttaggttattgtcttgctgaaaggtgaatgcatctcctagtgtctggtgaaaagcagactgaaccaggttttcctctaggattttgcctgtgcttagctccattccgtttctttctTACCTTGAAAAACTCCCccgtccttaacgattacaagcatacccataacatgatgcagccaccactatgcttgaaaatgtggAGAGTGGTTCTCAGTTATGTGTTGTATTGGACTTGCCCCAAACATAGttaaattgctttgccacattttgtgcagtattacttgttgcaaacatgatgcatgttttggagtatttttaattcactctgtcaattaggttattattgtggagtaactgcaatatTGTTGATCCAGGCTTAGTTTTCTCCTAtgcagccattaaactctgtaactgttttaaagtcaccattggcctcatggtgaaatccctgagcggttttcttcctctctggcaactgagttagtgactgggtgtattgatacaccatccaaagtataattgataacttcactatgctgaaaaagatattcaatgtctgcttttttttcttttcttctttttttaaacctatctaccaataggtgcccttctttgcaagtcattggaaaacctccctggtctttgtggttgaatctgtttcaaatacactgctcgactgaggggaccttacagataattatatgtgtggggtacagagattaggtATTCATTTAAACATCATGTTAAACACACAGCGAGTCCATAATTGTTAGGACATTTCTTTACACCTGAACTTATTCAAGCTTGCCATAACAAGTGGCGTAGCAGTCTAAGGTACTgcaaggcgtcactacagaccttggtttgaATCCGGCTGTATCGCAACcaggccgtgatcgggagtcccacagggcagcgcacaattagcCCCGCGTCGTCAgagttagggaagggtttggcgggggtaggcagtcattgtaaataagaatgtgttcttaactgacttgcctaggtaaataaaggttaaataaaaacataaaaaacaaaggggttgaatacttaatgactcaagacatttctgcttttcatttttaaatcatttgtaaacattttaaaaacataattccactttgacattatggggtactgtgtgtagaccagtgcccaaaaacatctcaatgtaatcaatattaaattccggctgtaacaacaatgtggaaaaagtgaaggagtgtgaatgctttctgaagacactgtatctTACCCTGGGTCATTTATAGAGCATTTAATCAACAATACAATGATCCCTTATAAGAGATGAAAAAATGAGCACAGCAAAACATTGTCACAAAATATGTCTTGGATATCCCTTATTCTTCCACTTACCTTCACATGAGGTGTGAAAACTGTTTAAAACACAACCACGAGCCTGAGACAGTACAATACAACATATTTTAGAGTTTCTCAATTGGAAAAACTGCATTTAGCAAGTTAACATGTTCAACATGTCTTTAAGacaaagaatttaaaaaaaaaattatagctTTGCAACAATGTATCTTAAAAATATTAATTAATTAGCTCAATAAATACATGTGTTAATATGAACAACTTCGCAAAAGGCAAAATGGGACATATAAATGTGGGACAACTGTCTGATTTCACCATCAAACAGTTTTGTCGAGTTGACTATGAAGCCCTGTCTGTCCTAAGCAGTGTCAGCAAATGAGTGTGTACGTTCACCTGGGGTGTAGTCATTAGTGCACAGCACACCGTAGCAAATGATAGCTAAACATTTTGCAAAGGACAAGTTCAGTTTAGTCCTTCCCCGTTTTGGTCGTTTGCTTACGGTTGGTTCCTACTGAACCCTTGACCTGTTCAATGTGTTCATTTTGGGGGTATGGGGAGTGAGTATCTTTTCAAAGGAATAACAAAAACACAACAGGAAATTAGAGGTGCACTGATACTATCAATGATGGTACTCAGTATCTGGCCGATACGGTATCTGTAAATGCCAGCCAAAACAAAGTTCAGATACTCACTGCAATATGTCAGCTTGGTATCTTCACTTTAGCCGAGATCATGTCACCACTTCTTAGAATTATTTTTTAGAAGCATTTAAATAGGTTTTTATGTGgtattatttgtttattgtaTTATATTTGGTTGATTAGGAGGTAGAGTTGATTGAACTGGGTTAAAGTTACTGATGTAAAAAGTAAGTACCGGTACTTGGCGGAATATGAAATCCTCAATAGAAAGTACTTGGTACTCGGAACAATCAGTAAGAAATGGTAACGGACAGCTTTATAGGAAATGTATATTACTTAAGATACTTGTGCTTCAAATGAGCTAGCTTTGAGCTGGGCTTGTGTTTGATTATGCTTCCTCTCCATTGACTTTTCAATCTCTTTCCACcatctcttttttttctcctccctctctttttccctcccttGTTCTTAAAATCCATCGTCCTGGTCTCGCCGTGACAGTATCAGCTGCCTCCTGGGACCACTCAGATGAGGGATGCTGGGCGGCGCGTCCCCCTGTACCCCATAGTCCAGTTTGGGTGTGGAGGTGTAGCGAGGCCCCATCTGACCCATCTGCAGTCCCCTGACGTCCCTGTGCAGGGCGGGGTCGCTGGGGATGGAGCCGAGGCCTGCCATGCCCATGGGGGGGCTGGCCCGGTCCAGGCGGGGGTTGCTGGTGCTGCTGGGGGACTGGGGGTCAGCACTGAAGTACAGTGTGGAGCTGGACAGGGTGGTGCTGGGGCAGAAGTATGGCTCGGGGCTGTCCCCGAACACCGATTTGCCCTCGGGCGAGCTGCGCTTTAAGGAGTCAGACACCGGCGACTCCAGTGGGCTCTGCATGTCCTCCAGGCTGTCCTCGCTCTCCTCCTCGCCTGGCGTCTCGGCGGATATGGGCTCATCGCTGGCGCTCTGGAACTCCTCCTTGCAGTCCGAGAGGGGTGCTAGGCCCCGCTTCGTCCCCTGCGATTCGGACACCGAGGCCCCGGAGACCCCGTCGTAGTTTCCCCCACACGCCGTGGTAGTCCTGCCGCCACCTGTACCCGTGGCCTCCGAGTTACAACAGTAATCGTCCTCGTCCAAGTTGGCCACCACGCCACCGGAGCCATAGGCCCGGTTGATCTTTCCTATGTCACTCGTTTTTAGTGCCAAGCGAATCAGGAGCCAGTGGTGGTGGCGGCAGAGGCACGAGTTACCCAGCCTGGGACCACAACTCCCAGGATGCTCCAGGAGGGAGCCGGCCACGCCAGAGAGGGAGAAGCTACCGTGATTGTGCAGGGAGGAGGGTGCGGCCTGGGGGAGGCTCTTGTCACCTCCCCCACCCCCTAGGGAGTAGGAAGACTCGCCCTGCTCTAGGCCCTCCAGGCAGGTGGAGCCCATGTGGTGGTTGCGGTGGCCAAGGCCATGGCCTGTGGCGATCTCAGTGGACTTGGGGTGGAGGAAGCGGTAGTACAGGACTAGAGAGGTGGCGCCTGGAGTAGGGAGAGATAAGCGAGGGGGAGACTTAGAAACACGCTCTGTGTGATGCAGAGTATTTGAATGGACAGT harbors:
- the LOC110522000 gene encoding XK-related protein 5 is translated as MINTGPVAHMMPVAARSGSWIAWSQAILFGVSGLVILAERTALIYCVGFYLWNEETQWAGMTLAFLLPGILVQVLSLRWYRDDGEDHYWFLTLTHVLQLGIFQRLWDCMISVWDMQGSAGELGAAVMQQADVSALRLLEALVLTLPQTLLQTYVLAVTDVELHSPVAVCAGLCLLSLSWALVLFSRACCLIRPGHLAMPPAALLCQLLWRAGMLGARVASLMSFARYFHWWTCGVAGFHWLTASFWLVAQQPEICTGPWRWRLFNVALGLVHIFLFLNVKDGPSRFRMAGFYVAMLLENTTLLVAASDFLSEKSWDSMTLPIAVLSSFLLGATSLVLYYRFLHPKSTEIATGHGLGHRNHHMGSTCLEGLEQGESSYSLGGGGGDKSLPQAAPSSLHNHGSFSLSGVAGSLLEHPGSCGPRLGNSCLCRHHHWLLIRLALKTSDIGKINRAYGSGGVVANLDEDDYCCNSEATGTGGGRTTTACGGNYDGVSGASVSESQGTKRGLAPLSDCKEEFQSASDEPISAETPGEEESEDSLEDMQSPLESPVSDSLKRSSPEGKSVFGDSPEPYFCPSTTLSSSTLYFSADPQSPSSTSNPRLDRASPPMGMAGLGSIPSDPALHRDVRGLQMGQMGPRYTSTPKLDYGVQGDAPPSIPHLSGPRRQLILSRRDQDDGF